The Lactobacillus sp. ESL0680 genome has a segment encoding these proteins:
- a CDS encoding 3'-5' exonuclease, with protein MNFIAMDFETANRHPESACSLALVMVRDNQIVDRFYTVINPQMPFDARNIQIHDITAADVEDAPTMAEVWPQIKALYQPGMLVAAHNARFDTNVMRQSLARYDIQEPHYFVIDTLQTSKLFEPELKDHKLDTVANALDVELWHHHNALSDSEACAGILIAQDQQFGDEAIKNLVYQI; from the coding sequence ATGAACTTTATCGCAATGGACTTTGAAACTGCCAATCGTCATCCCGAAAGCGCCTGTTCACTAGCATTGGTGATGGTGCGGGATAATCAAATTGTCGACCGGTTTTATACTGTAATTAATCCGCAGATGCCGTTTGATGCGCGCAATATTCAGATACATGATATTACGGCGGCTGATGTTGAAGATGCGCCAACAATGGCTGAGGTCTGGCCGCAAATTAAGGCTTTATATCAACCTGGTATGCTGGTTGCCGCTCATAACGCCCGCTTTGATACCAACGTTATGCGCCAAAGCCTAGCCCGTTATGATATTCAAGAACCGCATTATTTTGTCATTGATACCCTGCAGACCAGTAAATTATTTGAACCTGAGCTCAAGGACCACAAACTAGATACGGTCGCCAATGCGCTAGATGTCGAATTGTGGCACCACCATAACGCCCTCAGCGACAGCGAAGCTTGCGCCGGAATCCTAATCGCTCAAGATCAACAGTTTGGTGACGAAGCAATTAAAAATTTGGTTTATCAAATATAA
- the pta gene encoding phosphate acetyltransferase — MSVFELLKNKVQASQKSYRIVFPEGTDKRVIAAASRLAQEKIIEPILLGNQQEIAQIAQDAEIDLGAVTVVDITAYTHQDEMAAAFLAARGKTFTKQEVAQQLQDPNYFGTMLVKMGAADGMVSGAAHSTADTVRPALQLIHAADGMHRVSGSFIMERGSEKYVFADCAINIEPDSSTLAEIAYQSVQTARLIDIDPKVAFLSFSTKGSAKGEMVDKMQEANALFHQQHPEIISDGELQFDAAYVPEVAATKAPDSALKGQANIFIFPELQSGNLAYKITQRLGNFTAIGPILQGLAAPVNDLSRGASSQDIYNMAILTAAQALLGDEQK; from the coding sequence ATGAGTGTTTTTGAATTATTAAAAAATAAGGTACAGGCAAGTCAGAAAAGTTACCGGATTGTTTTTCCAGAAGGAACCGATAAGCGGGTGATTGCAGCGGCTAGCAGGTTAGCGCAGGAAAAAATAATTGAACCGATTTTGTTGGGTAATCAGCAAGAAATTGCCCAAATTGCTCAAGATGCCGAAATCGACCTTGGCGCAGTAACTGTAGTCGATATTACGGCTTACACACACCAAGATGAGATGGCAGCAGCATTCCTTGCTGCTCGCGGTAAAACCTTTACAAAGCAAGAAGTTGCCCAGCAGCTGCAAGACCCTAATTATTTTGGCACGATGCTTGTAAAAATGGGTGCGGCTGACGGAATGGTATCAGGTGCGGCACATTCAACAGCCGATACTGTTCGTCCAGCTCTGCAATTAATTCATGCAGCTGACGGAATGCACCGAGTTTCTGGAAGTTTCATTATGGAGCGCGGCAGCGAAAAGTACGTTTTTGCCGATTGTGCAATTAATATTGAGCCTGACAGCAGCACTTTGGCCGAAATTGCTTACCAATCTGTGCAAACAGCGCGGTTAATTGATATTGATCCTAAGGTAGCATTCTTGAGCTTTTCAACTAAAGGTTCTGCCAAGGGCGAAATGGTTGATAAGATGCAAGAAGCTAACGCGTTGTTCCATCAGCAGCACCCTGAGATTATTTCCGATGGTGAATTGCAGTTTGACGCGGCTTATGTACCAGAAGTTGCAGCAACAAAAGCCCCAGACTCGGCACTCAAGGGGCAAGCAAATATTTTTATCTTTCCAGAATTGCAGTCAGGGAATTTAGCTTACAAAATTACCCAGCGCCTAGGTAACTTTACGGCAATTGGTCCAATTTTGCAGGGACTTGCCGCGCCGGTCAATGACTTATCGCGTGGTGCCAGCAGCCAAGACATTTATAATATGGCAATTTTGACTGCTGCCCAGGCGCTTTTGGGGGATGAGCAAAAATAA
- the tsaE gene encoding tRNA (adenosine(37)-N6)-threonylcarbamoyltransferase complex ATPase subunit type 1 TsaE has product MMKLEVNSAAEMQQIGTAIAQTAQPHDLLLLNGDLGAGKTTLTQGIGRALGVKRPVKSPTFTIVREYREAKLPLFHMDFYRLENDDLSSIDLNSYLAEPGLVVIEWPQVIKSDLPSEYLQLVISRVDDSWNSTKRLIEFKPQGERNQTWVNEILAKIK; this is encoded by the coding sequence ATAATGAAATTAGAAGTTAATTCCGCTGCTGAAATGCAGCAAATCGGAACAGCAATTGCCCAAACGGCGCAGCCACACGACTTACTGCTATTGAATGGTGACCTAGGAGCGGGGAAAACGACGTTAACGCAGGGTATTGGCCGTGCATTAGGCGTTAAGCGGCCGGTGAAGAGCCCAACTTTTACCATTGTGCGTGAGTATCGCGAAGCAAAATTACCGTTGTTTCATATGGATTTTTATCGTTTAGAAAATGATGACTTGTCCTCGATTGATTTAAATAGTTATTTGGCAGAACCTGGATTAGTCGTGATTGAGTGGCCACAGGTAATTAAGTCTGATCTGCCTAGTGAATATCTGCAGCTAGTAATTAGTCGCGTGGATGATAGTTGGAATTCAACTAAGCGGCTAATTGAATTTAAACCGCAAGGTGAGCGCAATCAAACTTGGGTTAATGAAATATTAGCCAAAATTAAATAA
- the murB gene encoding UDP-N-acetylmuramate dehydrogenase, translating to MELLNLKKYGIDIKEQVPLSKYTFTKTGGPAQYLAFPKNETELTQLVTAAQQTKLPLTVIGNASNLIIRDGGIAGLVLILTQMKQITVTAEQVTAQAGARIVDTAFTAANAGLSGLEFAAGIPGSVGGAAFMNAGAYGGETCEAVKSVRVLTRAGELRTYNKDEMQFSYRHSLIQETGDIVIAATFELTPAPKAPILANMHYLNALRRYKQPLEYPSCGSVFKRPEGHYVGPMIIQAGLQGRQIGGAQDSTKHAGFIVNKGGATATDYLDLIHLIQKVIKEKFAIDLQTEVRIIGQKAD from the coding sequence TTGGAATTATTGAATTTAAAAAAGTACGGAATTGACATTAAAGAGCAAGTTCCACTTAGTAAATATACATTTACTAAAACCGGTGGTCCCGCGCAATATCTTGCTTTTCCCAAGAATGAAACAGAATTAACGCAGCTGGTAACGGCCGCGCAGCAAACAAAGCTTCCCTTAACTGTAATTGGCAACGCCTCAAACCTGATTATTCGTGATGGTGGAATTGCTGGCTTAGTGCTTATTTTAACGCAGATGAAGCAGATTACAGTGACAGCAGAACAAGTAACAGCACAAGCTGGTGCACGAATTGTTGATACTGCATTTACCGCCGCTAATGCCGGCTTAAGTGGGTTAGAGTTTGCGGCTGGGATCCCTGGAAGTGTTGGTGGTGCTGCCTTCATGAATGCCGGTGCTTATGGCGGTGAAACCTGTGAGGCTGTGAAGTCGGTTCGAGTTTTAACACGTGCTGGCGAATTAAGAACTTACAATAAGGATGAAATGCAGTTTTCTTACCGGCACTCGCTAATACAAGAAACTGGCGACATTGTAATAGCAGCTACTTTTGAATTGACACCAGCTCCCAAGGCACCAATCTTGGCGAACATGCATTATTTAAATGCCTTACGGCGTTACAAACAACCATTGGAATATCCGTCTTGCGGCAGTGTCTTTAAGAGACCCGAGGGTCATTATGTTGGGCCAATGATTATTCAGGCTGGCTTGCAAGGGCGCCAAATTGGTGGTGCTCAGGATTCAACCAAACACGCTGGCTTTATTGTTAATAAGGGCGGCGCAACAGCAACAGATTACCTAGATTTGATTCATCTGATTCAGAAAGTTATCAAAGAAAAGTTCGCCATCGATTTACAAACTGAGGTTAGAATTATTGGTCAGAAAGCTGATTAA
- the cdaA gene encoding diadenylate cyclase CdaA — MHFNLTNIFTWSNFSLVLDVLIIWFLVYHLIILIRGTKAVQLAKGIVLIFIVRIIAGVLQLHTTTWLIDQIVSWSVVGIIVIFQPEIRRGLEHLGRLPIFGGREESARDESIKFIKELDKAIQYMSKRRIGALITIQQETGLDDYIETGIKLNADVTGELLINIFIPNTPLHDGAVIINQDHQIAVAAAYLPLSDSTMIPKRLGTRHRAAVGISEVTDAITIVVSEETGGVTITRNGRFLLDLSRDEYLKYLKAELVPKKEKNTKWYQKILGKIWKWGADR, encoded by the coding sequence ATGCATTTTAATCTAACAAATATCTTTACGTGGAGTAACTTTTCTTTGGTGCTTGACGTTTTGATTATTTGGTTTTTGGTTTATCACCTAATTATTTTAATTAGGGGAACCAAGGCAGTGCAACTGGCTAAAGGAATTGTGCTGATTTTTATTGTTCGGATTATTGCCGGTGTCCTGCAGCTGCACACAACCACGTGGCTGATCGACCAGATTGTGTCGTGGTCGGTTGTTGGAATTATCGTGATTTTTCAGCCAGAAATTCGGCGTGGCCTTGAACATTTAGGTAGGCTGCCGATATTTGGCGGTCGTGAAGAAAGTGCGCGGGATGAGTCGATTAAGTTCATTAAGGAATTGGACAAGGCCATTCAATATATGTCAAAACGGCGAATTGGTGCTTTAATTACAATTCAACAGGAAACCGGACTTGATGATTATATTGAAACTGGTATTAAGCTGAATGCTGACGTTACCGGTGAATTATTAATTAACATTTTTATTCCGAATACACCGCTGCATGATGGGGCGGTAATCATTAATCAAGACCACCAAATTGCCGTGGCAGCCGCATATTTACCACTATCAGATAGTACGATGATCCCGAAACGGTTAGGGACTAGGCACCGTGCAGCTGTCGGAATTTCCGAAGTAACGGATGCCATTACCATTGTAGTATCAGAAGAAACCGGCGGTGTAACGATCACCCGCAATGGTCGCTTCTTACTTGATTTGAGCCGCGATGAATACTTGAAATACCTTAAAGCAGAGCTTGTACCCAAAAAAGAAAAAAATACCAAGTGGTACCAAAAAATATTGGGTAAAATCTGGAAGTGGGGTGCTGATCGATGA
- a CDS encoding YxeA family protein — protein sequence MKHIEKFFLNSAIVIVALVAFIMISHIPIVDEVIDYFNPFISMRIDYAEVPKGTQDYRNIQAVDKDGHKLRYKLESFGGYDATQKYVVIKHKGQFVKHIDYIPKSKMPVTED from the coding sequence ATGAAGCATATTGAAAAGTTTTTCTTAAATAGTGCGATTGTCATCGTAGCTCTAGTTGCATTTATCATGATAAGTCATATACCAATTGTGGATGAAGTCATCGATTACTTTAATCCGTTTATCTCAATGAGAATTGATTACGCTGAAGTGCCTAAGGGTACGCAAGATTACCGTAATATTCAGGCAGTTGATAAAGACGGCCATAAGTTACGGTATAAGCTTGAAAGCTTTGGTGGTTATGATGCCACTCAAAAATATGTTGTCATTAAGCATAAGGGGCAATTTGTAAAGCATATTGACTATATCCCAAAAAGTAAAATGCCAGTTACCGAAGACTAA
- a CDS encoding Cof-type HAD-IIB family hydrolase has protein sequence MIKLVACDLDGTLFNSKVTISDENVAAIRAAQDNGIEFLVATGRAPKQSQAVIRNYGLQTGFININGALVYDTNNTLQVKHVLPKQKVIAAANILRKNDIYFEIVTADHIYSEDISKRVFNLAHSLIALNPGLSFKNAVAISGGSNAMLSMTLVDNFEELLLDPKIEVMKIIGFDSRGPALLTKIKQELALIDDLAITSSSDINIEINDIHAQKGTALLEYAKKKGFKRDEVAAIGDNLNDESMIRDAGIGVAMGNAVPQIKELAQIETKTNNEDGVGYILRKFIKDNAKE, from the coding sequence TTGATTAAATTAGTAGCCTGCGACCTTGATGGCACGCTATTTAACAGCAAAGTAACCATTTCTGACGAAAATGTTGCCGCCATTCGTGCTGCTCAAGACAATGGCATTGAGTTTTTAGTTGCAACAGGTCGGGCACCCAAGCAATCACAGGCAGTTATTCGCAATTACGGGCTGCAAACTGGCTTCATCAACATTAACGGTGCCTTAGTTTACGATACAAATAATACTCTGCAAGTTAAGCATGTTCTACCCAAGCAAAAAGTAATTGCTGCTGCTAACATTCTGCGTAAAAACGATATTTATTTTGAAATCGTAACTGCCGACCATATTTATTCCGAGGATATTAGCAAACGTGTCTTCAATTTGGCTCACTCATTAATTGCCCTTAATCCCGGATTATCTTTTAAAAATGCAGTTGCAATTTCCGGTGGCAGTAATGCAATGTTAAGTATGACTTTAGTTGATAATTTTGAGGAGCTTTTGCTTGATCCGAAGATTGAAGTTATGAAAATAATTGGCTTCGACAGTCGCGGACCCGCTTTATTAACCAAAATTAAGCAGGAACTGGCACTTATTGACGATCTTGCAATTACCTCTAGTTCTGACATCAACATTGAAATCAATGACATTCATGCTCAAAAAGGAACTGCCTTACTTGAATATGCCAAGAAAAAGGGCTTTAAACGTGACGAAGTTGCTGCAATCGGCGATAATTTAAATGATGAAAGCATGATTCGTGATGCCGGTATCGGCGTGGCAATGGGGAATGCTGTTCCCCAAATCAAAGAACTTGCACAAATCGAAACCAAAACTAATAACGAAGACGGTGTCGGCTATATTTTAAGGAAGTTTATCAAAGATAATGCTAAAGAATAG
- the glmM gene encoding phosphoglucosamine mutase, with amino-acid sequence MLKYFGTDGVRGVANQDLSPELAFKLGRDGGYVLTKNKAKDQQAKVLVSRDTRMSGQMLEYALISGLLSVGIEVLEVGVITTPGLSYLVRAQGADAGVQISASHNPVQDNGIKFFGSDGLKLSDEMEGEIEKLIDAKEDTLPRPSAEGLGTVTDFHEGSSKYLQFIENTIPEDLDGIKVVIDGANGAASRLISRLFADCGVDFTTIATHPNGMNINDGVGATHTEKLQEEVVKQGAQLGLAFDGDADRCIAVDENGNEVDGDHIMYVLGTYMADGGRLKNDTIVTTVMSNLGFTKALERKGIKNVRTQVGDRYVSEEMRANGYNLGGEQSGHVIMSDYHNTGDGMLTGLHLMLVMKRTGKSLTELLADFKEYPQCLVNVPVDDKKSWREHQPILDVIKEVEADMDGEGRVLVRPSGTQSLLRVMAEGPTQEETDAYVKRITDVVEQEMGI; translated from the coding sequence ATGTTAAAATATTTTGGTACCGATGGTGTACGTGGAGTCGCAAATCAAGATTTATCTCCAGAATTAGCGTTTAAGTTGGGTCGTGATGGCGGCTATGTTTTGACAAAAAATAAGGCTAAGGACCAACAAGCTAAGGTTTTGGTTTCTCGCGATACTCGAATGTCAGGACAGATGCTTGAATATGCACTGATTTCAGGCTTATTATCAGTTGGTATTGAAGTTTTGGAAGTTGGTGTTATTACTACACCGGGCTTGTCCTACTTAGTACGCGCTCAAGGTGCCGATGCTGGTGTGCAGATTTCGGCATCACACAATCCAGTTCAAGATAATGGTATTAAGTTCTTTGGTAGTGATGGTTTGAAGTTGTCTGACGAAATGGAAGGCGAAATCGAAAAATTAATCGATGCTAAGGAAGATACTTTGCCGCGGCCATCAGCTGAAGGCTTAGGTACAGTAACCGACTTTCATGAGGGCAGTTCTAAGTACCTGCAATTTATTGAAAACACAATTCCAGAAGACCTTGACGGAATTAAAGTCGTGATTGATGGTGCTAATGGTGCCGCAAGTAGATTAATTTCGCGGTTGTTTGCGGATTGCGGTGTTGATTTTACCACGATTGCTACCCATCCAAACGGAATGAACATTAACGACGGCGTTGGTGCAACTCATACTGAAAAATTACAAGAAGAAGTTGTTAAACAAGGCGCTCAATTGGGCTTAGCCTTTGACGGGGATGCTGATCGCTGTATTGCTGTTGATGAAAACGGTAATGAAGTTGATGGCGACCATATTATGTATGTTTTGGGTACTTATATGGCTGATGGCGGCCGCCTCAAGAACGACACAATCGTGACTACTGTGATGAGTAATCTTGGCTTTACCAAGGCACTTGAAAGAAAGGGCATTAAAAATGTCCGCACTCAAGTTGGTGACCGCTATGTTTCTGAAGAAATGCGCGCTAACGGTTATAACCTTGGTGGTGAACAATCAGGTCATGTTATCATGAGTGATTATCACAACACTGGTGATGGAATGCTGACAGGTTTGCACTTGATGCTAGTTATGAAGAGAACTGGTAAGTCATTGACCGAGCTATTAGCTGACTTTAAGGAATACCCACAATGCTTGGTTAATGTTCCTGTTGATGACAAGAAGAGCTGGCGTGAGCACCAACCAATCCTTGATGTAATCAAGGAAGTTGAAGCTGATATGGATGGTGAAGGTCGCGTTCTGGTTCGGCCATCTGGTACGCAATCACTCTTGCGGGTGATGGCTGAAGGCCCAACTCAAGAAGAAACTGATGCTTATGTTAAACGCATTACCGATGTTGTTGAACAAGAAATGGGTATCTAA
- a CDS encoding uracil-DNA glycosylase has protein sequence MMKRFIGNDWDEVLAPVFASDGYHQLHEFLKKEYATKQIFPDMYHIFTAFKLTSYKQTKVVILGQDPYHNPSQATGMSFAVMPGINLPPSLQNIYRELYDDVGCQPVNHGYLKKWADQGVLLLNAVLTVPYGHANGHQGKGWEQVTDAAIKALSDRGQVVFILWGRFAQNKIPLIDQEKNFVIKSAHPSPFSADRGFFGSRPFSRCNTALKKFGETPIDWQLPQTVAQADLA, from the coding sequence ATAATGAAACGGTTTATTGGTAATGATTGGGATGAGGTTTTAGCACCGGTATTTGCCAGTGATGGCTATCATCAACTGCATGAATTTTTAAAGAAGGAATACGCGACTAAGCAAATCTTTCCCGATATGTATCATATTTTTACGGCGTTTAAGTTAACCTCGTATAAGCAGACTAAGGTAGTTATTTTGGGGCAAGACCCATATCATAATCCCAGTCAGGCAACGGGGATGAGCTTTGCGGTGATGCCGGGAATTAATCTGCCGCCGTCATTACAAAATATCTATCGTGAATTATACGACGATGTGGGCTGTCAACCGGTTAATCATGGTTACTTAAAAAAGTGGGCAGACCAAGGTGTATTGTTACTAAATGCTGTTTTGACAGTTCCTTATGGTCATGCTAATGGTCATCAAGGCAAGGGCTGGGAGCAAGTAACAGATGCAGCGATTAAGGCTTTGAGTGATCGGGGTCAGGTTGTTTTTATTCTTTGGGGTAGATTTGCACAAAATAAAATCCCATTAATTGACCAAGAGAAGAATTTTGTGATTAAATCAGCTCATCCAAGTCCATTTTCAGCTGATCGTGGCTTTTTCGGGTCACGGCCATTTTCACGGTGTAATACCGCATTGAAAAAGTTTGGTGAAACGCCGATAGATTGGCAATTGCCGCAGACAGTTGCTCAAGCAGATTTAGCATAG
- a CDS encoding CdaR family protein, which produces MKNFWHKSWVIRLVSLLIAVLLVIYVNYTQEGFMTQGQSDRTKQTATQTRTVKVPLQVSVDTDNYYVVGYPAKVSVTLEGSNALVTSTINTQNFRAYIDLTNKSIGEHDVRVHVSGLNKQLAYTISPKTVHVNIQRRKSTTMPVQIEYNKTAVAHGYKLGKATVTPQQVEVTGARSEVDQIDQIVAKAVLPNGINHPFERQVNLIAEDRKGQQLNVIIEPATARVVLPISIAKKEVKLELVPKHENTNKVYSLTAKNYYVTIYGNQSTLSKIKELTVPVDLSGVNASTTKMVTLKLPKDVIKASSSQVSVQIKVANTNDSK; this is translated from the coding sequence ATGAAGAATTTTTGGCATAAGTCATGGGTTATTCGTCTTGTCTCGTTACTAATTGCGGTCTTGTTAGTCATTTATGTTAATTATACCCAAGAGGGTTTCATGACTCAGGGGCAGTCAGATCGTACCAAACAGACAGCTACTCAAACTCGAACCGTCAAGGTGCCGCTGCAGGTTTCAGTTGATACTGATAATTACTATGTTGTGGGTTATCCGGCTAAGGTTAGTGTTACATTAGAGGGATCTAACGCTTTGGTTACTTCAACGATTAATACCCAAAACTTCCGTGCCTACATTGATTTAACGAATAAAAGTATTGGTGAACACGATGTTCGCGTGCATGTTAGTGGGTTAAACAAACAATTGGCATATACAATCAGTCCAAAAACCGTGCATGTAAATATTCAACGACGAAAATCGACGACAATGCCTGTTCAAATAGAGTATAATAAGACTGCTGTGGCACACGGTTATAAGTTGGGCAAGGCAACTGTTACCCCGCAACAAGTTGAAGTAACAGGGGCGCGCAGTGAGGTTGATCAGATTGACCAAATTGTTGCTAAAGCCGTTTTGCCGAATGGCATTAATCATCCGTTTGAACGTCAGGTTAATCTGATTGCCGAAGACCGTAAGGGACAGCAACTCAATGTGATTATTGAACCGGCAACGGCCAGGGTAGTGTTACCAATTTCAATTGCCAAAAAAGAGGTCAAGTTAGAATTGGTACCTAAGCATGAAAATACTAATAAGGTCTACTCATTAACAGCTAAAAATTATTACGTGACCATTTATGGCAATCAATCAACATTGAGTAAGATTAAAGAATTAACAGTTCCTGTTGATTTGAGTGGTGTTAATGCCTCAACTACCAAGATGGTAACATTAAAGTTGCCAAAAGATGTCATTAAGGCAAGTAGCTCGCAGGTGAGCGTACAAATTAAAGTTGCAAATACAAATGATTCTAAATAA
- the glmS gene encoding glutamine--fructose-6-phosphate transaminase (isomerizing), which translates to MCGIVGIVGKSAREIVLSGLTNLEYRGYDSAGIYLNDLQGNEYLTKTVGRIQNLKDEMTPDEQGQVGIGHTRWATHGKPTTANAHPQFDEINRFYMVHNGVIENYQELKDNYLQGVDLKSDTDTEVVVQLISKIARDEQLDAFTALKKALQLIRGSYAILLVDNTNPSHIYVAKNKSPMMLGLGDGFNVIASDALSVLDQTKTFVDLHDGEVADITKDGYELETIAGEKVTRTPHHLDIDPDAASKGTYEFYMLKEISEQPSVLRHLVQYYLDENGEPKVDSQIVDALSQAEKFYIFAAGTSYHAGLVGKALLEKYTGIPTEVGFASEAGYHFPMMPKNSFLIFLSQSGETADSRVVLQAAIKRNLPSLTLTNVPGSTLAREATYSMSLEAGPEIAVASTKAYIAQVATQAVLAKAIGEKRQIAAARNLDLTHDLSLAAEGIEQILTDQKHIKQLTDKYIVPSRNAFYIGRGIDYPVALEAALKLKEVSYIQTEGFAAAELKHGTISLIEKDTPVVALINDPVTADLMRGNIQEVIARGASVITVATKELAKPDDDVVLPKLNYYLSPLITVVVAQLIAYYASKDKGLDVDKPRNLAKSVTVE; encoded by the coding sequence ATGTGTGGAATTGTTGGAATTGTTGGTAAATCAGCCAGAGAAATTGTTCTTAGCGGCCTAACTAACTTAGAATACCGTGGCTATGATTCAGCTGGAATTTATCTTAATGACCTTCAAGGCAACGAATATCTGACTAAGACAGTTGGCCGGATTCAGAATTTGAAGGATGAAATGACTCCAGATGAACAGGGACAAGTTGGTATTGGTCATACTCGGTGGGCAACACACGGTAAGCCAACTACAGCTAATGCTCACCCACAATTTGATGAAATTAACCGCTTTTACATGGTTCACAATGGTGTCATTGAAAACTATCAGGAACTTAAAGATAACTACTTACAAGGAGTAGACCTCAAGTCAGACACAGATACTGAGGTTGTAGTTCAATTAATTAGTAAAATTGCCCGCGATGAGCAACTTGATGCCTTTACTGCTTTGAAAAAGGCACTGCAACTTATTAGGGGTTCTTACGCAATCTTGCTGGTTGACAATACTAACCCTAGTCACATTTATGTTGCTAAAAACAAGTCACCAATGATGTTGGGATTAGGTGATGGCTTTAACGTTATTGCCTCAGATGCTTTGTCAGTTTTGGATCAAACCAAGACTTTTGTTGACTTGCATGATGGCGAAGTTGCTGACATTACCAAAGATGGCTATGAATTAGAAACCATTGCTGGTGAAAAGGTAACGCGGACCCCGCATCACTTAGATATTGATCCTGATGCTGCTTCAAAAGGTACTTATGAGTTTTACATGTTAAAAGAAATTTCTGAGCAGCCAAGTGTGTTGCGCCACTTAGTGCAATATTATCTTGATGAAAATGGTGAGCCTAAAGTTGACTCACAAATCGTTGATGCCTTGTCTCAAGCCGAGAAGTTTTATATTTTTGCGGCAGGAACAAGTTACCATGCCGGTTTAGTCGGTAAGGCTTTATTAGAAAAGTACACGGGAATTCCAACCGAAGTTGGCTTTGCTTCTGAAGCTGGTTACCACTTCCCAATGATGCCTAAGAATTCATTCTTGATTTTCTTGTCACAATCTGGCGAGACCGCTGATTCACGTGTTGTTTTGCAGGCCGCAATTAAGCGTAACTTACCAAGTTTGACACTGACAAATGTGCCTGGTTCAACTTTGGCACGGGAAGCAACATATTCAATGTCACTAGAAGCCGGTCCAGAAATTGCTGTTGCTTCAACTAAGGCTTATATTGCTCAAGTTGCTACCCAAGCAGTTTTAGCTAAGGCAATTGGTGAAAAGCGCCAAATTGCTGCTGCCCGAAACTTAGATTTAACTCATGATTTGAGTCTTGCTGCTGAGGGAATTGAGCAAATTCTAACTGACCAAAAGCATATTAAGCAATTGACGGATAAATATATCGTCCCTTCACGCAATGCGTTTTACATTGGACGGGGAATTGATTATCCGGTAGCTCTTGAAGCAGCTCTGAAGCTGAAGGAAGTTTCTTATATTCAAACAGAAGGCTTTGCAGCTGCAGAATTAAAGCACGGAACGATTTCATTAATTGAAAAGGACACACCGGTTGTTGCCTTAATTAATGATCCAGTAACTGCAGACCTAATGCGCGGCAATATCCAAGAAGTAATTGCCAGAGGAGCCAGCGTAATTACTGTTGCCACTAAGGAATTGGCAAAACCAGATGATGATGTTGTCTTACCTAAACTAAATTATTACCTTTCACCACTAATTACAGTGGTAGTCGCACAACTGATTGCCTATTATGCCTCTAAGGATAAGGGCCTTGACGTTGATAAACCTCGCAATCTTGCTAAGAGCGTTACAGTAGAATAA